A region from the Onychomys torridus chromosome 22, mOncTor1.1, whole genome shotgun sequence genome encodes:
- the LOC118572184 gene encoding LIM domain kinase 1-like, whose product MESHLSGTEQSSRIVQRRVSVPGSRVSRRKVPGSARSRTAPMRCGQHEDQVLRNFQNKNVVVADFGLARLMVDEKTQSEDLRSLKKPDRKKRYTVVGNPYWMAPEMINGRSYDEKVDVFSFGIVLCEIIGRVNADPDYLPRTMDFGLNVRISLSLMGGVAQW is encoded by the exons atggagagtcaTCTATCgggaacggagcagagttcccggatAGTGCAGCGCAGAGTTTCCgtccccggttcccgggtttccaggcgcaaAGTGCCCGGAAGTGCCCGTTCCcgcacagcaccaat GAGATGCGGACAGCATGAGGACCAGGTCTTACGAAATTTCCAGAACAAGAACGTGGTGGTGGCCGACTTCGGGCTGGCTCGGCTCATGGTGGATGAGAAGACTCAGTCTGAAGACTTGCGCAGCCTCAAGAAGCCGGACCGCAAGAAGCGGTACACAGTGGTGGGCAACCCCTACTGGATGGCACCAGAGATGATCAATG GCCGTAGCTATGACGAGAAGGTGGACGTGTTTTCCTTTGGAATCGTCCTGTGTGAG ATTATTGGGCGTGTGAATGCAGACCCCGATTATCTGCCCCGAACTATGGACTTTGGCCTCAATGTGAGAATATCTCTCTCTTTAAtgggaggtgtggctcagtggtag